A window of Kribbella sp. NBC_00382 genomic DNA:
CTCCGCAGCTCCGTGACGTCGCGGAGCAGGATCAGCGCGCCCACGTGTTCGCCGTCGGCGCGCAACGGGATCGCGCGCAGGAACAGGGTCGCGTCGGAGTTCTCGATCTCGATCTCCTTGGCGGCCCGCCCGGTGAGTACCGAGGCGAGCACGTCGTCCACCTTCTGGCCGCTGTGGATGAGTTCGCCGGTGATGTCCTTCAGCCGGCTGCCGACCAGGTCGGTGACGAGTCCCATCCGGCGGTACGCGGACAACGCGTTCGGGCTCGCGAACGTCACCATGCCGTGACGATCGACCCGGATACAGCCGTCCCCGACCCGTGGGGTGGTGGAGAGCAGTCGCTCACCGCCGTACGGGAAGATGCCGTCGGTGATCATCCGGGCCAGGTCGGTCGCGCTCTGCAGGTAGGCGATCTCGAGCCGGCTCGGGGTCCGTACGCCGAGCAGGTTGGTGTTGCGGGCGATCACCGCGATGACGCGGGCGCCCCGGCGTACCGGGATGGTCTCGACCCGGACGGGCACGTCGTCGCGCCATTCGGGGTCGCCCTCGCGGCAGATCCGGCCGGTGTCGTAGGCCTGGTCGAGCAGTGGGCGGCGGTCGCGCGGTACGAAGCTGCCGACGATGTCGTCCAGGTACGCCGTGGGGCCGGTGGTCGGCCGCATCTGCGCACCCGCCCAGAAGCCGAGCCCCTCGGTGTCGGGCAGCCAGAGCACCAGGTCCGCGAAGGACAGGTCGGCCAGCATCTGCCAGTCGGACACCAGCAACTGCAGCCGGTCCAGGTCCGCCTGGTCCAGCGTCGTGTGGTTCCGCGCCACATCGCTCAAGGACGGCACGGCCCTGAGCCTAGGGCATGGGCAGTGGCTGGTATGGCGGGCCGGTGGGGCTGGGCCTGGGGCGGCTGGGTACGGGGTGGTTGCCGATGTCGGGGCTGGGCAGGCTGCGGCTCGACAGGATGGGGTGGATGGGTGTTGATTGAGCAGGTTCAAATGAAAGGATGCCTTGGTGGAGTCGACGTACTGGCAGGACGTGATGGCCGCGGACTACGCGGTACCCCGCGATCGTGCGCTGACCGACCTCACCGAGGAGCTCGTCCGGGGCCTCGCCAGCACCAACCCGCAGGTGCGGGACGCGCTGGCCTACCCGACCCTGGCCACCTGGCTCGAGCGCGGGGTCTACGACGACCTGCTGCCCGGTTTCGGTGACGGTCTCTGCGCCGGACTCGCCTACGGGCTCGGCGAGGACGGTACCGACACGGTGTTCCGGCGCTCCTTCACCGCGCTGACGCTGGCGGAGGTGATCCATCGCGACAACGCCGAGTTCCTCGTCCACGACGAGGTGGTGATGCGCTGGGGCGACCGGCTGGCCACCTGGCTGCTGCGCGAGCGCGACCTCCGTGGGTATGTCGCCGACTGCGGCTGGGCGCATGCCGTCGCGCATGGGGCTGACGCCATCGGCGCACTGGCCCGCTCGCGGCACTGCGACGCGGGGGTGCTGCGGGCGCTGCTCGACGTACTGGCCGACCGGATCGTGAAGGAAACGCAGTACCGGTGGGTGCACGAGGAGCATGACCGGGTCGCGCATGCCGTGATGACGATCCTGCACCGCAACATGCTCACCAGCGACGAGCTCGAGCGCTGGCTGAAGCCGGTCGCGGCGACTGCGGCTCAGCAACCGCTGATGCACGAGACGTTGCCCGAGTGGCCGACCCCGAACGTCTTCAACGCCCGCAGCGTCCTGCATGTCCTCCTCAGCCAACTGGCAATCGGCGTCAAAGGCTTCCCCATCCCCGGCGACGACGAACTCTTCGGCCGCCCGATCGAAGCACGCGCCGACATGCTCCTGATGCTGACCGAGGCCGTCCGAGGCTCCCAGCCGTACATCTACCGACCTGCCGCCAGCAGTAGCTGAGGTACTCCCCCACGCCTGCTCCGCCGTCCGCTCCTACGTCGCGTCCGCGTTCGCTAGCTCCCACCCACCCAGAAGCGCGGCCTCCTCCGTCGGCCGCTTGTCGAGAGCGACGGATGCCAGCCCGGCGCAGCCCAGCTGTTGTGGTTGGCAACGGCTGGCCAGCCCTTCGCAACGGGGTGCTGGGGTTGGCCGACTGGTGAGGCTCAGCCCAGGGGGCGTGGTGGATGTGGATGGGTTGGCACCTTGCTCGCCGTGCAGCGTAGGAAATCCTCTACACCGGACCTGTCGGTGACTAGGATTTCCTACGCGCGCCACGCCATAGGCTGCGGCCGGTGAGTCGCGCTCCGACCGTCCGACTGTCGTAGAGAGTTGCATCTGATGACTGTCGCCGTGTCCTGGTCCCGGTTGGCCGGCTGGCTCGCTGCCCACCAGCCGGCCACGGCAGAGCTGATCAACTCACCCGCGACGGCGGTTGACCTCCGCTACCTTGAGGCCGCTGTCAACCGGCCGCTTCCGGGTGACTTGGTCGAACTGCTCGAGCTTGCCGACGGTACGGAGCATCGCGCGGTCCGGGGGTCGCTCATACCGACGCTCTACAACCTCGTACCGGTGAAGGACATGTTGTCGGCGCGGCAGATGCTGCAGGAGATCCAGCGTTCGATCTACGGGCCGGGACCTTGGTCTGGCGAGGGCGATCGCGCTGGGCGACCAGCGACCGATTGGCTCGACAGCTTTCTGCCGATCGCGCAGGCGGCTGATACCGGCTTCCTGTACGTCGATCTGCGCGACGGCGACCAGTTCGGATGCATCTGGGAGTGGTACCCGGAAGGTGGCGGGCAGTCGGCACCGCGGTGGGGCGGTGTCGGCGAGATGATCGAAGATGTTGCGGGTGCATTCGTCGACGGGCGTCCGGCCCTCCAGGCATACACAAGCGGAGCCGTCTGGCCGGAGAAGCGACTCCCGCCTCAGCTGGTGGAAGTGGACGATGGGCGCCTGCAGTGGTTCGCAGTACCCGACTGAGCGGCCGGCGAGGAGCACTACTGCCCCCTTGACGGTCGGTAGGTTGGGCTAGGTGGAGAGGCTATTGATTGCACCGACTGTTGGGCTGCATGTGGAGTGGTTGGAGGCGCATGCGGAGTGGGGGGCGGGGGTTCATGAGGATGGGTTTGGGGTGGGGCCGTCCGATGAGGTTGAGTCGGCTGAAGGGTTTGCTGCTTGGGTTGCTGGGTTGGCTGCTCGGGCGGATCGCGCGACTGTTCGATGGATTGTTGAGGACGGGCGGGTGCAGGGCGGGATCGCGCTGCGGCATCAGTTGAACGAGGTGACTGGGCATATCGGCTATGGGATTCGGCCGTCGGCGCGTGGGCGGGGGCTGGCTACGTGGGCGTTGGGCGAGATGCTCGATCACGCGAGCAGCTTGGGCATGGGTCGGGTGATGCTCGGCTGCCTCGGCGACAACGTGGCGTCGATCAAGACCATCGAGCACCAAGGCGGAGTTCTCGCAGAGGTCGTGGACAAAGGCGATCGGTCGGTACGCCGGTACTGGATCGGCCTCGTCGAGCGTGGAGATGGCAGGGGGACGCCGGTCAGTTGATCTCGAACTCGTTGCCTTCTGGATCGGCCTTGACGCGTTGCGTCTGATGGCGAGGGAAGAGCCGCGGCCGCCGCTCGCGTTGACGTCGATGTGGATGCGGTTCTTGATCGACTTCTCCTCGGGTACGACCTGGAACCAGATCCGCGGCCGCTCACCCTTCGGATCCGCGATGCTGTCGAACCCGACACCGAGCTCATCCTCGGGCACCCCGATCGACCGGTAGAAGTCGTCGCGCGCACTACAGTTTTCAGATGGTCGAGGTCGTGGTGCCGCTGAAGGATGACGTCCAGACTGCCGTGCCGCACGTTTGGCGAGACGCTCTTGCCGCGATCGTCGATTCCCTCGTTCAGGGAGACGCCCGCATCGGCCAGGGCATCGCGAACGTTGAGCCGGTCTCCGAGGAGCGCTCGAACCTCTGTCGCGAGATCGTCGCGAACTACGGATCGGCGACCTTGATCCGATTGCCGGAGGCAACCTGGAACAGCTCGGTCGCGAGGTGGCAGGGGGACCGCTGGGACTGTCTCGTTGACCTCTGGACCGCGGAGGACGGTCGCAGCGACCTCGTCCTCGAGCTCGCGGTGTTCGAGGATCGCGAGACGGGCTTTCACTATCGTCCGCAGCTCGTTTACGTCCCGTAGCCGAAGCTCCTGGCCAGCCCCGGCCGGTGAAGTCACCAGATCTGGTGACGACGTCGGTCGGTGGGGGCGGCGAGAGTGGAGGCATCAGCGGAGCCGCAGCACATCTGAGGAGAGAGACACCATGGGCAAGGTAGTAGCGCAGGCGAACATGTCGCTCGACGGGTATGTCGCCAAGCAGGACAACAGCATCGGGCGGTTGTTCGACTGGCTGCAGAACGGCGAAGTCGAAGTACCGACTCCTGCTGGAGATTTCGCCCTCCACCTGACGCCGACGAGCTCAGAACACCTGCGGCAGTGGGTGTCCTCGCTCGGCGCACTGGTTTGCGGGCGGACGCTGTTCGAGGTGGCCGAGGGGTGGCAAGGGCGCCACACCTTGGATGTTCCTGTCGTCGTGGTGACGCATGAGGTCCCTACCGACTGGGTCGAGGCGCACCCCGAGGCGCCGTTCACCTTCGTGACTGAGGGCGTCGCGGCTGCGATCGCTCATGCCCAGACGATCGCCGGCGACCGGGTTGTCGCGGTCACCGGTGGCACCATCGCCCGGCAGTGCCTGGAGCTTGGGCTGCTCGACGAGGTGGCCGTAGACCTCGTCCCGGTGGTCATGGGCGAGGGTAACCGCCCCTTCTTCGGCAAGCTCTCCGCTGAGGACGTACTGCTCGGCAACCCAACCACCTGCGTCCAGGGCGACCACGTCACCCACCTGGTCTTCCCAGTGGAGCGCTAGCAGCCGGTACCCCGTACGCGCCGCCGGTGGGCGCGTACTGGAGGGGATCAGCGGCCGAAGCGGGTTGCGAGGCCGTCGAGGATGCAGGTCAGGCCGAAGGTGAAGTCGACGTCGGGGTCGGGCTCCTCGGCCTCGTGGACGCGACGGGCGAGCATCGGGTGCTCACCCGCCGCGAGGACCTCGGTGATGTACGGGCCGTGGCTGTGCTGCCACTGCTCTTTAGTGAGGCCACTGCGCTGCTCGGCAAGCAGAGCGGCTTGCTCGCTGGCTACTGAGCCCAGCACGTACGCGCGCACAGTGCCAAGCGCCTGCGCTGCCCGGGTGATGTCAGGCGTGAGCGCAACAGCGGCCCGCAGCGCCGCTTCAGACCGCCGCAACGAGTTAGGGCCGAGCGACGGCCTGCCCGTCAGCTCCCCCGCCAGCCACGGATGCCGCAACAGTGTCGTCCGCAGCCCATACGCAACCGCAGCCAACCCCACCCGCCAGTCCCTGGAGTCCTCAGGAAGAGGGTCCTCGCCCTGGACTGCGTCGATCATCAGGTCGATCAGTTCGTCGCGGTTGGTGATGTAGCGGTAGAGGGTGGCTGTGCCGGAGCCCAGGTCGCCGGCGACGCGGCGCATGGAGACCGCCTCCAGGCCTTCTGTGTCGGCGACGGCCAGGGCGGCTGCGACGTACTGGTCGACGCCCGGTGCGCGTCGGCGCGGCTCGGGGCGTTGCCGGGTCCACACCAACGAGGGAACGGGTTCGGTCATCGGAGCTGGTTCCTTTCCTCGTTGACCGCCATCGTAGCTTATGGCTACGGTGTAGCCATGACGGAGACAATGTATCCAGAAGTACCGGTACTAGTCGTCGGCGGAGGTAGCGTCGGCCTGCTCACCGCGGCCCTCCTCGCCCACCACGGCGTCCCCGCGGTACTAGTCGAACGCCGGTCCGGCCCATCGATCCATCCACGCGCGACCGGCATCGGAGCCCGTACCGTCGAGATCCTCCGCGAACTCGGGCTCGACAAGGCCGCGGACGCCGTCGCGGTCGACCTCCAGGGCGCCGGCGCCGTGGGCAAAGCGGTGGCGCGGACCGTCGTCGAGATGGGTGCAGGCGACGTCGCGACCGTCCCCATGCCCACCTCGCCCGCCGGCGAACTGGACGTGACGCCCTTCAAGCTGCGTGGCGTCTGCGCTCAGGACCGGCTCGACACCGTGGTCGCGGCCGACCTCGTACGCCGGGGAGCCGACCTGCGCTGGTCGACCAACCTGGTCGCCATCAAGCAGGACTCCAACGGGGTCGACGTCGAACTGGAAGGCCCCGACGGCCGCTACTCGCTGCGGTGCCAGCGGGTCGTCGCCGCGGACGGCGGGCACAGCGCGGTACGGACCGCGCTCGGCATCGGTACCTCCGGAGCGGGCGACCTGGGCAAGTCGATGATCAATATCCTGTTCCGCGCCGACCTCCGACCACACCTGCAGGGAACGTCCTTCGGCACCTGCACGATCACCACGCCCGACGCGCCCGGCCTGCTGGTCACGGTGGACGGCGAGTCGACCTGGGTCTTCCACGTGGCCTGCGATGTCGACGCCGGCGAACGCCCCGAGGACTTCACGCACGAACGCTGCATCACGATCATCCGGGCGGCCGTGGGTGATCCCGGCCTCGGCGTCGAGATCCGCAGCGTACTTCCGTGGCGACCCCGGAGCTCGCTGGCCGATCGGTTCGCCGTCGGCCGGGTGTTCCTCGTCGGGGATGCCGCGCATACCGTGTCGCCGCTGGGCGCGTTCGGGCTCAACACCGGCGTCGCCGATGCCCACAACCTGGCGTGGAAGCTGGCCGCTGTGCACCACGGTGAGGCAGGCGCCGGTCTGCTCGACACCTACGCGCAGGAACGCGAGCCGGTCGCGGCGGCGACGCTGGACCAGGCAATGCGCAGAGTCGCCGACCCCCAACTGCATTGGGGCCGTGGACCCGAGGCCGACGCGGCGAGGGCGGCTGCGGGTGTTTGGGCGGCGCCAGTCGTGCACCTCGGCCAGCGGTACGACTCGGCCGCCATCGTCGATCCACGGCCGGAACTCCCTTCCACAGTTGACCTTGCGGCGGCTCTGGACGGTACGCCGGGCTCGCGGGTCCCCCATGCGTGGGTCGACGGGGTCTCGACGCTAGACCTCGTCGCGTCCCGGTGGACCCTGCTGGTTGGTCCCGCGGCCGACCAGTGGTTCGCAGCTGCGGCCGAGCTGGGCGTACCGGCGTACCGGGTCTCTGCGCCGTGGCTGACCGACGACGGCGCCCTGCTCGTACGACCGGACGCGATCGTCGCGATGCGGGTCACCGACCCAACCCCGGACCCAACACGCTTCCTCGCCACCGCCCTGAACCAACTACTAGCCAGGCCGATCACCTCAGAGTCCTTGCAGGTGGTCGATTTCGTTGAGAGACACGACCTGGTGACTGAAGTGAGTGTCGTTGCGCAGCAGAGTCGTAATACTCCCTGACTTGAGCGGGAAGAAGCCCCGATCGGTAGCCATCATCGGCATCCCGATCCAGGCCGCGATCAGATAGCTCGACGCGGATCCGTGGGACACCACGATCTGGTTGGCGACCGGCCGACGAATGATGTCATCGAGCGCCGGATACAACCGCTCAACCAACGCCAGCCGAGTCTCCGCACCAGCCGGCCCATCGTGATGCCCAAGCCGATCTCCGTACTCCGGCAACGGAACCCGCCGCTCCTCAAGCCAAGCCTGCGGCCGCCCATCAGCCTCCCCGTTAGACCTCTCCCGAAGCCGAGCATCAACCTGTACGCCGACCGAGAACCGGCAAGCAATCCGCTCCGCCGTCTGACTGGCCCGCCGCAAATCGGAAGAGTAAACCTCAACCGCCTCCGACCCGATCCTGCCCGCCAACACCGAGCCAATCCGCTCAGCCTGCAACAACCCACGACCCGTCAACTCCGAGTCGTACCAACCTCCGACCAGCCCGTCGACGTGATGCTGCGCCTCAGCATGCGTCACCAAGTAGATGCGTCTCACTTCGGTACTGCGATCGTCGTGATGACGGCCCGGTGGTCGGAGCCTTCCATCTCGTAGGTCTGGAACTTGCCGGGGAGGATTCCGTCGGAGATGACGACGTGGTCGATCTGGGTGCGGAACAGCACCGGGCGGTTGGCCGGCCAGGTGCCTTGGAAGCCTTCGCCTACCGACGGGCCGACGCTCTTGCAGTGGCGGCCGAGGGCGGCTCGGAAGTCCGCGTGGTCGACGGTTGCGTTGAAGTCGCCGGCCACCACAGTCGGGGAGTCCGCCGCGCACCAGTCCTTGACGACCTGCAGGTCCTGCTTCCAGATCGTCACGTCCTTCGGGAGCGGCGGATACCCGTGGTACGCGATCAGCCGGAGCTTCCCCAGGTTGCCGCCGGTGATGATGATGTGGCCGAACTGGGTCGTGGTCTGCTGAACCGGCCCGATCGTCGTCGCGCCGGGGTCGCCGGCGCCGGGTTTCGTCGTACTGGGTTGCTGGGAGTTGACCCGGCCGGTGTCGAGCTTCTCCGAGTCGAAGTGGACGTTGCCGAGCTCGGCCGAGACCAGCACGCTGGTGGCGCTCTCGACCTCGGCGTTGGCCTGCTGGGTGTAGCCGTAGTAATGCAGTCCCTTGAGCTGAGCCTCGATCTGCTGCCGTACGTCGACCTGTGCCTCGGGCAACGAAACGATGTCCGGCCGGTGCGCGGTGATCAGCTTGGCCACCTCGCCGGGATCCGCTCCTCCACCCAGCACATTGGCGACCATCACCGTCAGCGCCCGGGTACCGGCCGGCGGCGGCGTCGGATCGGAGAACTTCCGCGGCGCCAGCAGCCCGCCACCAACGAGGGCCAGCAGGATCACCAGGCCGGCCGCGATCCGCCAGTTCCAGCGGAACAGCATCGCCAACCCGAGTACCAGGACAAGTACCAGGAGCTGCGGACGGAACGCCACCACCTGCGTGAACGGCGTGACCTCGTCGAGCCCGTACAGCTCCGGATACAGCGGCAGGGCAACCACCAGCAGGAACAACACCGACAGCACGACCCGCCGCAGGTTCCAAGCCGCATCAGTATCCATACCCCACCCTGAAGGTCTAGTCGCTGTATGTCGCCGAGCGGTAGCGTTCACCGCGCCCTGTGTCCCGAGGAGGTTGCTGTGTCCAAACTTGCCGCGGTCAGACCCGCGTACTGGATCGCCGGCGTTCTGCTGGCGGTCTCGGTGGTCGTACCGCTTCTAGTCTCCACCTACGCCAAAGACGAACCCCGATTGTGGGGTTTTCCGTTCTTCTACTGGTACCAGCTGCTCTGGGTCTTCATCTCCGCGATCACGGTGAGCATCTCGTACCGGCTGGTGACGCGCGAGGAGCGTAGGCGACGGGCCGATGCAGGCCTCGACGCCGGGTCGAGCCGGAAGGAGGGCGACCGATGAACACCGAAGTCAACTGGGTCCAGCTGATCATCGTCGTCGTCATCTTCATCGCCGTCACCGTGATGGGCTTCATGGCCGCGCGCTGGCGCCGGTCGGGTGAGCTCGACAGCCTGGACGAGTGGGGTCTGGGTGGCCGTGGCTTCGGCACCTTCATCACCTGGTTCCTGCTCGGCGGGGACCTCTACACGGCGTACACGTTCGTCGCCGTACCGGCCGCGATGTACGCGACGGGTGCGATCAGCGGCTTCTTCGCGGTGCCGTACACAATCGTGGTTTACCCGATCATCTTCATCTTCATGTCGCGGCTGTGGTCGGTCGCGCATCGGAACGGGTACGTGACCCCGGCTGACTTCGTCGGCGGCCGGTACGGAAGCCGCGGTCTCTCGCTGGCC
This region includes:
- a CDS encoding GNAT family N-acetyltransferase, with protein sequence MERLLIAPTVGLHVEWLEAHAEWGAGVHEDGFGVGPSDEVESAEGFAAWVAGLAARADRATVRWIVEDGRVQGGIALRHQLNEVTGHIGYGIRPSARGRGLATWALGEMLDHASSLGMGRVMLGCLGDNVASIKTIEHQGGVLAEVVDKGDRSVRRYWIGLVERGDGRGTPVS
- a CDS encoding TetR/AcrR family transcriptional regulator C-terminal domain-containing protein, producing the protein MTEPVPSLVWTRQRPEPRRRAPGVDQYVAAALAVADTEGLEAVSMRRVAGDLGSGTATLYRYITNRDELIDLMIDAVQGEDPLPEDSRDWRVGLAAVAYGLRTTLLRHPWLAGELTGRPSLGPNSLRRSEAALRAAVALTPDITRAAQALGTVRAYVLGSVASEQAALLAEQRSGLTKEQWQHSHGPYITEVLAAGEHPMLARRVHEAEEPDPDVDFTFGLTCILDGLATRFGR
- a CDS encoding DUF2785 domain-containing protein, producing MESTYWQDVMAADYAVPRDRALTDLTEELVRGLASTNPQVRDALAYPTLATWLERGVYDDLLPGFGDGLCAGLAYGLGEDGTDTVFRRSFTALTLAEVIHRDNAEFLVHDEVVMRWGDRLATWLLRERDLRGYVADCGWAHAVAHGADAIGALARSRHCDAGVLRALLDVLADRIVKETQYRWVHEEHDRVAHAVMTILHRNMLTSDELERWLKPVAATAAQQPLMHETLPEWPTPNVFNARSVLHVLLSQLAIGVKGFPIPGDDELFGRPIEARADMLLMLTEAVRGSQPYIYRPAASSS
- a CDS encoding FAD-dependent monooxygenase, which encodes MTETMYPEVPVLVVGGGSVGLLTAALLAHHGVPAVLVERRSGPSIHPRATGIGARTVEILRELGLDKAADAVAVDLQGAGAVGKAVARTVVEMGAGDVATVPMPTSPAGELDVTPFKLRGVCAQDRLDTVVAADLVRRGADLRWSTNLVAIKQDSNGVDVELEGPDGRYSLRCQRVVAADGGHSAVRTALGIGTSGAGDLGKSMINILFRADLRPHLQGTSFGTCTITTPDAPGLLVTVDGESTWVFHVACDVDAGERPEDFTHERCITIIRAAVGDPGLGVEIRSVLPWRPRSSLADRFAVGRVFLVGDAAHTVSPLGAFGLNTGVADAHNLAWKLAAVHHGEAGAGLLDTYAQEREPVAAATLDQAMRRVADPQLHWGRGPEADAARAAAGVWAAPVVHLGQRYDSAAIVDPRPELPSTVDLAAALDGTPGSRVPHAWVDGVSTLDLVASRWTLLVGPAADQWFAAAAELGVPAYRVSAPWLTDDGALLVRPDAIVAMRVTDPTPDPTRFLATALNQLLARPITSESLQVVDFVERHDLVTEVSVVAQQSRNTP
- a CDS encoding DUF3311 domain-containing protein, whose translation is MSKLAAVRPAYWIAGVLLAVSVVVPLLVSTYAKDEPRLWGFPFFYWYQLLWVFISAITVSISYRLVTREERRRRADAGLDAGSSRKEGDR
- a CDS encoding sensor histidine kinase; translation: MPSLSDVARNHTTLDQADLDRLQLLVSDWQMLADLSFADLVLWLPDTEGLGFWAGAQMRPTTGPTAYLDDIVGSFVPRDRRPLLDQAYDTGRICREGDPEWRDDVPVRVETIPVRRGARVIAVIARNTNLLGVRTPSRLEIAYLQSATDLARMITDGIFPYGGERLLSTTPRVGDGCIRVDRHGMVTFASPNALSAYRRMGLVTDLVGSRLKDITGELIHSGQKVDDVLASVLTGRAAKEIEIENSDATLFLRAIPLRADGEHVGALILLRDVTELRSRERELVTKEATIREIHHRVKNNLQTVAALLRMQGRRITVPEAQSALAEAVRRVGSIAIVHETLSESFDEHVDFDDVADRVAAMVADVSTISAEVTISRTGTFGVLDSEVATPLAMVLTELMQNSVEHAFSSRSTEHPTGTIELAAQRSVGRLRVVVTDDGKGLPANFDSETSGNLGLSIVRTLVIGELDGVLEFHPRPDGPGTTVVLDFPVKE
- a CDS encoding histidine phosphatase family protein, with protein sequence MRRIYLVTHAEAQHHVDGLVGGWYDSELTGRGLLQAERIGSVLAGRIGSEAVEVYSSDLRRASQTAERIACRFSVGVQVDARLRERSNGEADGRPQAWLEERRVPLPEYGDRLGHHDGPAGAETRLALVERLYPALDDIIRRPVANQIVVSHGSASSYLIAAWIGMPMMATDRGFFPLKSGSITTLLRNDTHFSHQVVSLNEIDHLQGL
- a CDS encoding endonuclease/exonuclease/phosphatase family protein; translation: MDTDAAWNLRRVVLSVLFLLVVALPLYPELYGLDEVTPFTQVVAFRPQLLVLVLVLGLAMLFRWNWRIAAGLVILLALVGGGLLAPRKFSDPTPPPAGTRALTVMVANVLGGGADPGEVAKLITAHRPDIVSLPEAQVDVRQQIEAQLKGLHYYGYTQQANAEVESATSVLVSAELGNVHFDSEKLDTGRVNSQQPSTTKPGAGDPGATTIGPVQQTTTQFGHIIITGGNLGKLRLIAYHGYPPLPKDVTIWKQDLQVVKDWCAADSPTVVAGDFNATVDHADFRAALGRHCKSVGPSVGEGFQGTWPANRPVLFRTQIDHVVISDGILPGKFQTYEMEGSDHRAVITTIAVPK
- a CDS encoding DUF7668 domain-containing protein, which translates into the protein MVEVVVPLKDDVQTAVPHVWRDALAAIVDSLVQGDARIGQGIANVEPVSEERSNLCREIVANYGSATLIRLPEATWNSSVARWQGDRWDCLVDLWTAEDGRSDLVLELAVFEDRETGFHYRPQLVYVP
- a CDS encoding SMI1/KNR4 family protein, with amino-acid sequence MTVAVSWSRLAGWLAAHQPATAELINSPATAVDLRYLEAAVNRPLPGDLVELLELADGTEHRAVRGSLIPTLYNLVPVKDMLSARQMLQEIQRSIYGPGPWSGEGDRAGRPATDWLDSFLPIAQAADTGFLYVDLRDGDQFGCIWEWYPEGGGQSAPRWGGVGEMIEDVAGAFVDGRPALQAYTSGAVWPEKRLPPQLVEVDDGRLQWFAVPD
- a CDS encoding dihydrofolate reductase family protein; translated protein: MGKVVAQANMSLDGYVAKQDNSIGRLFDWLQNGEVEVPTPAGDFALHLTPTSSEHLRQWVSSLGALVCGRTLFEVAEGWQGRHTLDVPVVVVTHEVPTDWVEAHPEAPFTFVTEGVAAAIAHAQTIAGDRVVAVTGGTIARQCLELGLLDEVAVDLVPVVMGEGNRPFFGKLSAEDVLLGNPTTCVQGDHVTHLVFPVER